The nucleotide window TAGCAATAGCTAAGGGAATATCAGTTGTTTTATGTACTTTTGACTTGATGGCACAAGATGAGAAGTTAAGCATCACCAGAGCTATTACAAGTCATCCCCTGGACCATGAGAATATCATGGCAATCCTTCCAGGAGTTGTGGAGAAATTCTAGTCTGGAGCAAATCAGCAAAATAACAAAATGAGTAACAAGTTACAATTTTATGCCAGAAAGCTGCATCCAAATTTCAATTATAGGGTTATTGTATTTTACAGAAATTAGGAGTGTGCATACAGTGTTGCGAGTTGTCTTATTTGAACATGAGTTTTAGAACTACTGTCAAAACGAATTCATTAATAAATATCTTTCAATTAGCAAACTTAAAGTCATCTCCAAATTATGAGAACATTGACGGCCAGTATTTTAgttagtttttatttattatttgagaCCTATATCATGAAGTTTTcctcttaaagagcctgtgacacggttttcccccatcatccaaacccatcaatttgagtaaatattgtccccttgaaaaccgttactgaactgattttggatatttgtactttgataaccattaatctgcccttcaatgttgacaattttctggatcttctcgcggattcttcaagtcccgccaaatgatgggtgacgtcattgcgggcacagcgctccagctgcaccgtccaggatcccagcatctgcatgtaaacgcacgatggtgcacacagcagcaagctcagacagcgatgacagtttaattgtgaacgtgtctgagagttcatgaggctgaaggatcggtttatgttgtatctgtttgttagaagtttaggaatgaggtgcgtcaatatgggcgatcatatggtcatgtagccagtggtggaatgggactaaaaatcatcccgggactctcgaccggcccacttcggtaccgctagtaaattgtcaacggggggagtgggggatgtcaggggcggcgggtgctgtagatagtacatgtaaatatgtaaatatttgtgtcactgcatcctggtaaaatacaaatataatgtataatgtctgtgtctttgaccttagcgctgctagccacctgtgccctctactacgaagccagttcaacagaccctcgatatgtttgagtaacaaacaaactaacaacaacaaactaacaaacgagatctcgctaagcggtcctacgacgctggttatcaactcggtaaatcaagccagggtttctctctccagctgagagcgcgttcacgtctaagacacgagtggatctgactttaattacatttgtctcgagtgtttcgtcaacataatgtgttgcttaaaataatacttctgcatccagtatgtgacactgtaagtgcacggccagatgaggctggagaagctgactcagataagaaatatatgatatattatgatattatatgatccatgatctgattgatgatgtaatatgaatgataagtgcgacacgtcggcgtcttctctgcatacggcagtttaaactgtatttcctttatcctgtaatatgacttgagagatttaaactccgcacactgagttgatctctttgctatagacgccggaggcgggcagcgtcaggtaaaatacgttatttagccttctcaaacctgagcctcacgcgccgcctatgggggatgtgctagtgacttatccgaccggcccacttcggtaccggtgtTACCGTTTAACTGGTTACACCGGGGAAGTCGTTACGTTACGTTAACCGTAGGAATGGGGCGTGTACTTTGAGGAGCCATTGTCGAATAGccaggaaatacacatttcgatcgcttcttttgttgtttacatttatcttttggtatatttggctccataggaacactttgatgcacattcagtatcagtgtgtgaggttgtggttgcgatgccgatatccggacgcgtacagcgaggactacaacatgacaatgaggtgactggggatgtctgttcaaaacattgcaaacgtgaataaatcatttcaaatatgtatttgtctccgactgtcatttgtacatcgttgttaatgtgatgtttagtagctttgatagctgtccatacctccagacagcctaaaagtaagacacaagttgttaggcttgtttgagatacattgcggctcgcctcgaaagtagacgagagtagccgatcgcagccgggggaggtgtcaaaaagctcgttttaagtcggacagctcggactcggagtcggcttgactggctgggtttgcaatcgCGGaaattgatttaatcttgccattttaaatgatgtattcaataaataaggttaaaccaaatcattacattacaatagattttattttaatgatttggtttaacttaaagagaaactttattgttattgcacatattacaggtactgagacaacgaaatgcagtttagcttctaaccaggtgcaacaagcagtgaagtggaaagtaatgtccATCATCATTCAAtacagaatgaattgaatgatgaataaacagtggggtatgaatacactagatatcagcctgtgagcagtatgaacagtgtgtatgaatatgctaagatatataaagtatgaaaacggtaagcagtatagtatcaaatatatagatattaatttcatgatgataaacattgtggaacagtgatgaaaaatgggaatggatgtggcgacgtaaaactgacacaaaacaacaacaaacttttgccagccaattggagagtttcatcagcagcacgtggtaaaaaccaccaatgagcgctcagctcgagataccagcgagccgtttcccatcaagcatttcgcttccgcagctcgtggagagcaactgcgccaactcgcctcgccttgctctcaaggctgcgggcgtctttgtcccgcgagatttcaaagtctcatgtgggcgagcctccagagcaagtcggacaaaatgactaaccatcatgcaacgcactagcaagacgttgatcgcaactgcgcaggtcttgcttgtctcaaacaagcctgttTACTCACAGCCCGAATGCAGCATCGAGATCCGTGGCCAGCTGTGATCCTCTCGATTAACTTGTGACAGGACTtctgtagctattctccagcGAGCAAGGTTTTTATTAAATACCTCCATCCCTCTCGTCACAACAcgactctacactgtgcagaaaaaaacaacataaatgaaaataaccttgctgGATAGTTTAGAATGAAAAGAAcaaactaggcttgtttgagacaagcaagacctgcgcagacctgcgcagttgcgatcaacgtcttgctagtgtgttgcatgatggttagtcattttgtccgacttgctctggaggctcgcccacatgagactttgaaatctcgcgggacaaagacgcccgcagccttgagagcgaggcgagttggcgcagttgctctccacgagctgcggaagcgaaatgcttgatgggaaacggctcgctggtatctcgagctgagcgctcattggtggtttttaccacgtgttgctgatgaaactctccaattggctggcaaaagtttgttgttgttttgtgtcagttttacgtcgccacatccattcctatttttcatcattgttccacaatgtttatcatcatgaaattaatatctatatattttatactgcttaccgttttcatactttatatatcttagcatattcatacacactgttcatactgctcacaggctgacatctagtgtattcacaccccactgtttattcatcattcaattcattctatatgttattctgtagattgtgtacattactttccacttcactgcttgttgcacctggttagaagctaaactgcatttcgttgtctcagtacctgtaatatgtgcaataacaataaagtttctctttaagttaaaccaaatcattaaaataaaatctattgtaatgtaatgatttggtttaaccttatttattgaatacatcatttaaaatggcaagattaaatcaaattacatccatgttgtacacatcataaagcttaaagtggcagctaaagaattaacacagcagcaggtctgttcaattcatgctcattaagcttcatgtgtgcggatctgaagggactgatcatttgtagcctgtccacctatcagttttgcaaacattaagagggaggagcttTTCTAATTATGGAATTATGGAacccacatgaccaatgagggcacgagataagtttgtgccccgatggaaggctgacaggcaggtaggccatccaatcggattggttgtactttttacagtattacggcttctacagatgactttttgttatggattttttgtcaaagcacttaagatattcattgctatcgggatgttaagagcattccacggaatataacaaaaagtgtatctcgagccggtttctgaaatgtacctaccccacctttaattcaaTTTGTCCACCtctgtaaaacaaatcaaaagtCTTGGACCCAGACTGCTACTTGTTACAAGAGCCATAAGTGGGTAATGATGCTCGACTTCACACATCTTTCTTGGTAGGGTGATGATGTGTTGGGTTAGTGTGAAACTGTCACTGAATTCAGCTGAATTCAAGCAAGTTGGCTCCATAAAGAACACAAGCAGCTCAGTTAACAGGAACATATTGAAGGTATCTGTGCTGCCTTTGTACTTGCCAAATGATTATAGATCTTTGAACACTAGCTTCAAATTGACGGAGGGGTAGCCATGTTGATATGAATTAAAGGTATTTGGTTGAAAGAGCAGTATTAGCTTATATTGATGAGGAAATACTGTAAATAATGTTGTCATTGTGAGGAATCACCAATTCCTTCACTAACTGTTTGCTAGGAAAGacaaactttttctcacatacAGTTTTCTTCATGGATAAAATAATTGTACCTAGCATTATTATATGAATACTATAAGTAGACATGTTGTCAATGTCAAAGCAATTACCTGTCAGAGTTTGAGTCCTTTGTGGAAGCCATCTTGTGTAACAGGAAGCAGGCCTCAACAGCAGTAGTTTAGTAAAGAAAATGTTTCATATTTCTGGTTCACTTGTCAACTCTTACTAGAGTACTATCTCCTGATAGGCCAGTTTGAACTGAAAAGGTTCAATATCTGATATTTGGGTGCAGCAGTgtgaaaaatgttttttttctttgtatTTTGAAGGCTGTAAGTGAAAGCTCTGCCTATATTTCCAACATGCCACCCTGCCAGCAAGATTGTTCCATGTGTCTGTCGTACAAAATGCTTACAATTGATCTGCTGAtgtaaacagagagagagagtgactcATTGATTTCTCGCATTTACTTTTCCAGCTGGATTAAAGTAGTCCCCATTGCCCTCTTACCATTTTAAATAATGTAAAGGTATTACATTCTGGAGAATAATCCTACAACTTGACAGTGAACTTCTTCATATATGTATAGACAGAATATATCCGTATATTGATTCCCCCCCCCTATCAGGCAAACTATAAATCTCATGAAAATAAGGTTCTCTGTAAACCTATAGAGCATATGATGTTTTGATATCAGGTCACAAAGAGCTCTAGAGGCTTCTCCCTGTGTGAGCAGCTAAACATATTTTAGACCCCTGTGAGAATGCAGTGCTAAAGGGCAGCCCCTGTAGCTACATGGATTAAATCATATTTCAAAGTCATCTGACCCCTCACCATGGAGGGATTACTGAACAGGCCTACATTTAACACAAAGAAACATACACAAACTACAGAGACACAAAGcaaatgtaaacacacacacaataactaCGAAATGTGGCAAAACAACAGTAAAATACACTGATTAACTGCAAAGAGACATGACATCACCACAAGGTGACATACAACAACACAAAAGAGAGGATTGACATCTATACATTCAGGTTAATGTCTGACCCTGTTGCTTATTGTATCATAATCCACCCATTTCCCTCAGAATCGGGTGGATTATGAAACACGAGACAAATCATGGACGTCCAAGGACTCTTAATCTGATTGAGCGCTAACATTATGAGTCTCAGTGTAAGTTTGCTGCCACCTAGATGAACCTTTTATTGATTATTTTATTGTCACACTTGATGAGCTAGATGACTCGTTGACTCAGAAAACACAATATTTTATTGAACCAGAATTTCTGAACGTTAATACATAAACTTGTCATACATCATCACAGCTGCATTTGTCTGTattacatttatgcttaaccaaATTAGATTGTCATATCCATCCACTGTAAAGACAAACAATCCTATAATAAGACTTTTATCATTTGAAAGATTTGAATCTTGGACTATTATcctatttattttaaaatactcATACTGATAATTTGCATGATGCAAATTCTACCGTCAAGTTGATTTACTTTAATTTTCTATTTTACACAATAAATTCAAGTTTCagggcggctgtggctcagtggatagtgtgatGGACCTCGAATCAGGGGATAggaagttcgagtcccactgcagtcagcatgtcgttgtgtccctgggcaagacacttcaccccaaattgctcttgtggggattgtccacagtactcaATGTATGTTAgtcgtctaacaaatgacatgtaatgtaatgtaaaaaagttCTATTTATAAAGTAGATTGTATATCCATCCAATGCAGGGCTCATCAACATGGTTTCAAGGACATTAGGTTAAATGGTCAACAAACATTGTGTCTATACAATCAAGCCAATTTAAAGTaaaacatatattaaaaaagcTGTAAAAGTGTTGGTTTGCAATTTAACTTTTTGATTAAGAAAACATGTAACAAAATTCTAATTCATATACACGACAGTGAGCATGGACATAATGATGATTACATGTGAGAATGACGTGTGCTGAGGGCTGGAGATCCTGTTGTTCAGTGTAGTGACGTATCTGCAGGAGCTCTTTCTTCAGCTCTTTTTTTAGGCCTTGGGCCCATCTCCCTCAGCATGGAGGTTGCTGGGTGTAGTTGCCATGGTAACACTATCTGAGGCTTCTGGGGCCTGAGTAGAGCTCCTCCTCGTGGGCAGAGAGAGAGTTGATGTTACACACTTGAATCAGGAATGACATGATGAAATGCAACAACATCAAGGGGTTAGAATCTCACATCATCTCGTTGCCTTCTGAGGCTTTGATCGCTTTGTATTTGTGTTTCTTCAATGTGTGAGCGATGAACCACACAACCAGGAGGATAAGGACACACCCGAGCAACGCACCAATCACTGCGCCGGCAATCACTCCATCTCCCACATCTGTACAATGAAGGGGAATAAGGCCTTTTTTAATACTGGTGTTGATGTGCATATTGTACGGAAGCCCTGAGAGGcaaattatttaaaacatgtggtAATCTCCCTTAATCCAATCTATAAAATTACTTAAAGCATTTTGCCAATATGACATTCATTTTTCTTTTACGTGAAACAAACTGGTGACGGTACAAACGTTTTActcaatacatttgttcttgtgTTTCATGAGGATTGTTTGTTTTGTAACTCTCATGTTGGCCTTGGACTAAAAGCATTCCTTTTTTCGGGTCAGTTAGAATTGTTCAATGCGAGAGTGCAAATAAGAGtgaccaaaaaaaagtaacgttATTAATTTTCTGGCAAAGCTTTAGTTTTCTTTCAATTTGCAAAAATGTTTCAcggataaataaacaacagaaaATTATCTAAATATTCTCAAAacaattaattaaataaataaataaacataccATGATTTAACTCTAAGGTGCAAGTTGAAAATCCCTCTCCATTTGTAGCGTTGCACTGGTATTCCCCAAACTCAAACTGGGATATGTTTCTGATTTCCAGAATTCCAGTATCGGTCGCTGAAGAGACAAGTGCACACATGTTTATAACAAAGCAACAAGTATATTACAGGCAAACACACATGCAGTACTGACTTCTTCCCATCACAGGCCTCCTTGTCTTGGCCTGGTCCAGTCTGATCCAGGTGTAGGTCGGGGGGGGGCTGCCGCGCTCGCTGTGACAGGTCAGAGTGACCAGGTGTCCCGACTCCACGTCCCCGTGGACGGAGCAATAAGGAGTCGAGGGAGTCTCTGACAGAGCACAGAGGACACATTAAATGACATTCAGAACCACTGGTGTAATCctgaatcattcattttatttGAAAAAGGTATCATTCAGGTGCCTttgtcttaatgtctttcattttttgtaaagcactttgaattgccttgtgttgaaaagtgctatataaataaacttgccttgccttgccttgcctatcatATTTTAAGTCTTAAAAGTAAACAGTAACAATATATGTTAAATAAATGGAGGTCAATTTCCACTATATAAAAAGTAGGTTGAAATATGATATAGTTGAGTAAAGTATgttacactgaaaaaactgaaacgttgactttaattcaatgtattatgtcaacagatttcacacaactgtattaggtttgttgaaagcaataatattaagttgaacctagtATTTTTTATTGAAACGTAATAGTATTGCTTTCATCtatctaatacagttatgtggaatctgttgacataatacatttcattaaaatcaatgtttcagttttttcagatcAGTTTAGAAAAAAGATAGAAAGAGTTCATACTTTTCACTTCTGCTTTAAGGTTTTCATATGAGAATCAGGAAGGGAGGGGCATTAAAGTGAGGGGGCATCCTCCTCCATTTGAGCATCAAACACTTCATTTCTTGCAATCTGTTGGCTTTATATGCACCATTTAGGGTGTAAATGTCTTGATTTATTTAAAGGAAAGCACACATCTCTGGGTGCCAGGTGATAATTATAAATGTGATAATGTTtgccatttaaatgttttgggcTGGAATATGTATCACCAGCTACATATTATAATTATGGCCTTTATATTGATTACAATCTGAGAAACGATGTTAAGCCATTTGATTGATCAAATATGATCAATATGCCTGTTAATTCTGACTGCTCATTTTTATTTCTGTTCATTTTTATAGTATCACAACCATTCTTTCAGAAAGCAAAGACGTGTTGTGCACTTCCTGGTTGAGAGTACTGTATGTATACATATGTGTTTTGATTTGTTAAAAATGACAAATCCTTTTTGTGGGCCTTTGAATCGACATCAGGCAGGAAGTGTGTTGGGTGTGGTCTTACAACTGTCACCCCCTGAGACTGAATCAATAATTTCCCTAACACTAACTGTATATTTCCCAACACctacctaataataataataaggtgTTCTCTATATGCTGCTGAACATCTTTAACAGGAAATAACttcattattgaaatgtattctgTTTTCACAACAAGGGTAAAGCTTCCCCCCTTTTTTGTTATTCATGATCCACTCCCTCTCCTTAACATATTACCATAATTCTATGTAACAGTAAGAGATGATGAAAATCTTTCATCCCGTGATAATCAGCACGAGAACAGCCATACATATTCATACAGCATGAATCACATTCAGTATGCAGACGCTGTCCTGCTAACATTTTCATAAAGGTTATGAAATACAAGACGTGTGTTTAGCATGCAGCAGAAGCTGATATATACTCTGTATGCAGTACAAGGATGCAGTCACAGTCCTCCTCTAATTTCACACTGACAATGAGGAGACTGCTGCAGTAACCATGGAAACTAGTGAGGATACTGAGGTCTGCGAGGTTGTCCCTGGTAACTCGCTGAATGAGAAGATTCAAACTGAATGTGATTCCCTAATCTCGCTTTTCAGGGTCGCTGTTTTAATAGATTTGTTATTGTAACAACACTGAACATAGACACAGTCATCTCTGCACTGACATATGTATTGTAACTGTTTGCCCATCTCCATTGTTGTGTTACATAAAACCTTCTTAACTTTACAACTGATAGTGCGTTACAATGTGACTGTAGGTGATTTCATGTGGTCATTGTTTACTTTATAATGCATTACAACTGTGattataacaaatatataattgaTTAAATAATCAATGGAACAATAGAAAATAATACACTATGATCATTGCAAAACATTTTCAGTAAATGACCATCAAAAAACATAATGATAGCTGAACCTTAAAAGTAATTTTGATAGTCAGTAATGGTTACGGTCCAAAtagattaaaggggccctattctgctcatttcaggttcatatcagtttTTTGTgttcatgtctccatgctttaatgttcaaaaagctctttatttctctcatactgcctgtgctgcagcacctcctttcaccctctgtctgaaaccagagcctagCCTGCTCTGAGCTGgcctgctctgttgtgattggtcatgtTGAAAAATATTTTCAAATGAAAGCAAAAGACTAATATAAGTCTCTGCCACATTACTAATCTACTTTCACATGAAtaatgtgagaaagacaaataaGGATTAAGACATTCAAACATTCAACTTAAAactaaaacaacaaaaaaaccttTGTCCATGTTATTTCCCAAACCTCTAAGAGGCCGATAACGGTTTCAGACAGCAACAGCAGATCATCCTGTCAGACCGAACACATGTCTGGTGTAAAAGCACCTTCAGAGAAACGAAGAACGACTTTTTGCTTTGCTCACTAACGTTCAGCCGATACTGCTGAGGGGTGTGGCGCGGTAATCCCCTTCACACTGTACACTCTCACAGTGTTATTTTACCTGATAAGAACTCTTATTCTGTATTCTCTATTATTAGTAATATGTACTTTCTTACTCATTTAATGG belongs to Pseudochaenichthys georgianus chromosome 14, fPseGeo1.2, whole genome shotgun sequence and includes:
- the LOC117457980 gene encoding V-set and immunoglobulin domain-containing protein 1-like, yielding MCSTMSLLVLLSIIGCVELITVSTPHKYVNVTRGTDVLLPCTFVTSAPDTKQLNIMWDFVATSSVIQKQVYYYLSGTVDIATSYEGRVQPPFSPATTKNASIIIRNIQPSDTGVYSCQVHNLPDFEGVSEADIFVLVFETPSTPYCSVHGDVESGHLVTLTCHSERGSPPPTYTWIRLDQAKTRRPVMGRTTDTGILEIRNISQFEFGEYQCNATNGEGFSTCTLELNHDVGDGVIAGAVIGALLGCVLILLVVWFIAHTLKKHKYKAIKASEGNEMMSSTQAPEASDSVTMATTPSNLHAEGDGPKA